The genomic segment CAATCGTAAATTCCGAAGGTTGAGTCAGGCTGTGACCTGCTCCTCACCGGACTACGATGACCGGAGATTTGTTCCATCATTCGCACTTTAGAGAGTAACGCTGTGCACAATCGAAGAATACTGTCGCTGTCTCGTCGTCAAGTGTTGCGTGGATTGCTCGCAACAACCGCGTTTGGCGTCACGGCTAAGTTGGGTACCGGCTGTAGCCCCAGCGGTGCTGGTGGTGGTGAAGCAGCCGCTGGCGGCGACGAGATTGTCATTGGATTTATCTATGTGGGCCCCAAAGATGACTATGGGTATAACCAAGCCCATGCAGAAGGAGCGGCTGGTATTTCCAGCATCCCTGGTGTGCGTATTGTTGAAGAAGCTAGTGTGCCAGAAACCACAGCTGTTCAGGAAACCATGCGTAGCATGATTGAACTGGATGGAGCTATGGCTCTATTTCCCACGTCGTTTGGCTACTTCGATCCCCACATTCTCCAACTTGCTGAAGAATTTCCGGAGGTGCAGTTCCTCCATGCCGGTGGAATGTATCAAGAGGGTGTTCATCCCAACAATGTAGGCAGCTATTTTGGCTATATTGATGAAGCCCAATACGTGGCGGGTATTGTGGCTGGACATATGACCAAGTCTGGCAAGCTGGGCTTTGTGGCGGCTAAACCCATTCCCCAAGTGCTGCGTAACATCAATAGTTTTACCAAGGCTGCTCGTTCGGTGAATCCTGACATCACCACCCAAGTGATCTTCACGGGAGATTGGGCTCTGCCGGTCAAGGAAGCGGAAGCTACCAACAGCATGGCAGACCAGGGTATTGATGTGGTCACCTGCCATGTGGATAGTCCCAAAGTGGTCATTGAAACGGCGGAACGGCGCGGTATGTTTACCTCGGGCTATCATGCCAATCAAGCCGATCTAGCGCCTACTGGCTATCTCACTGGCGCAGAGTGGGATTGGACAAGTATCTATACCCAATATGCCCAAATGTTCCTAGAGGGCAAGAGCCTGATGAATGGGGACATTGATCACTTGGTGCGGGGTGGCTTGTCGGATAACTTCTGTAAGCTCTCTCCCTATGGGGCGGCGGTGTCTGATGAAGCTAAGGCAGCCGCGGATGCGGTCCGCGAGCAGATCATCTCTGGGGAGCTAGTGCTCTATGAAGGAGAGATTAAGGACAACACCGGCACAGTGCGCGTGGCAGCGGGACAAAAGCTAGAGCAAAAGTCTGTAGAACTGGAAAGCATGGACTGGTTGATCGAAGGCGTTGAAGGATCGGTGGGCAGCTAATGAGAGACACACCTTGGTTGCGAAAAAGTGAACCGTTGGTGATTTCGGCAGGGGCGATCGCTGTTGCCCTTGCTCTGTTTGGGTTATTCTGTGCGATCGCTGGGGCCAATCCTTTTGGCGTCTACGGATCGATTTACACCGCCGCCTTCGGGAGTTCTAGTCGCATCCAAGGTACGTTGATTTTAGCGTCGCCCCTGATGTTGAGCGCTCTTTGTACGGCTCTGCCGGCCCGGCTTGGGCTGGTGATTATTGGCAACGAGGGAGCGCTGGTGGTAGGCGGTTTAGGAGCCGTAGCCATGGGGCTGAGCCTAGGCACGTCTCTACCGCCTCTGCTGGTGCAAGCGCTGATGGCGATCGCTGGCATGGTGGCGGGTGGTGTATGGATTGGCATTGTCGGGGTGTTGCGCCATTACCGAGCGGTGAATGAAACGATCAGCAGCTTGTTGATGAACTACATTGCCATCGCGCTGTTGAACCATTTGGTGGGTGGCCCCATGCGGGATCCCAGTTCCCTCAACAAGCCCTCTACTTTTCCCCTTGATACCGCCAACATGCTGGGCAATTTACCCGGCACTCGTATTCACTACGGGCTAATCTTCGGTCTGGTGGCCTGTGGGGTTGCCTACGTCCTGATCCAGCGCACCACCTTC from the Candidatus Obscuribacterales bacterium genome contains:
- a CDS encoding BMP family ABC transporter substrate-binding protein, which encodes MHNRRILSLSRRQVLRGLLATTAFGVTAKLGTGCSPSGAGGGEAAAGGDEIVIGFIYVGPKDDYGYNQAHAEGAAGISSIPGVRIVEEASVPETTAVQETMRSMIELDGAMALFPTSFGYFDPHILQLAEEFPEVQFLHAGGMYQEGVHPNNVGSYFGYIDEAQYVAGIVAGHMTKSGKLGFVAAKPIPQVLRNINSFTKAARSVNPDITTQVIFTGDWALPVKEAEATNSMADQGIDVVTCHVDSPKVVIETAERRGMFTSGYHANQADLAPTGYLTGAEWDWTSIYTQYAQMFLEGKSLMNGDIDHLVRGGLSDNFCKLSPYGAAVSDEAKAAADAVREQIISGELVLYEGEIKDNTGTVRVAAGQKLEQKSVELESMDWLIEGVEGSVGS
- a CDS encoding ABC transporter permease translates to MISAGAIAVALALFGLFCAIAGANPFGVYGSIYTAAFGSSSRIQGTLILASPLMLSALCTALPARLGLVIIGNEGALVVGGLGAVAMGLSLGTSLPPLLVQALMAIAGMVAGGVWIGIVGVLRHYRAVNETISSLLMNYIAIALLNHLVGGPMRDPSSLNKPSTFPLDTANMLGNLPGTRIHYGLIFGLVACGVAYVLIQRTTFGFAARTAGGNVRAARIAGLPVGRLAVTICFIAGACAGLAGMIEVAAVHGVANESLNAGYGYGGILVAFVARHNPLAAALIAVLVGGIVGSGGILQRTHSLPDATVLIFQGIMFLTILYSDSLYGKLAFFRERPIDIPPPDPTPAAVETTV